The Streptomyces sp. B3I8 nucleotide sequence CCGAGGGTGAGGACGAGGACCGCGCCGAGCGTGGCGCCGTAGGAGAAGCCCAGCACGAGGGGGTCGGCCAGGGGGTTGGCCACCACGGTCTGCAGCACCGCGCCGGTCACGGCCAGGCCCGCGCCGGCCAGAGCCGCCAGGACCACCCGCGGGGTGCGGAAGTTCCAGACGATCTGGTCGAGCGCGGGGTCGGACGATGCCGCTCCGAGGCCGGTGACGTGGTGCAGGACGATCCCCCACACGTCGCCGAGCGGGACGTTCACGGCGCCCACGCTGATCGCCACGATCATGACGGCGACCAGCAGGACGGGCAGGAGTACGAAGGCCAGCGGGACCTTGACCCTGCTCAGAACGCGTCGGGGTGCAGCAGCTTCGCGACCCTCTCCACGGCCAGGTCGTTGCTCGGGCCGAGGTACATCGAGTCGGACAGCGTCACGTACGTGTTGTTCCTGGCGGCCGGCCACTGGGGGAACTCCTTGAACAGTTTCCTGGCGTACGCCGCCGGGTCGGAATCGTTGAAGCCAAGGACGACGACGGCGTCGACGTCGGTGGCGGCCACCTTCTCCTTGCTGAGGTCGGCGAAGAGGGTGGTGGCGGCGCCCTCGAAGGCGTTGGTGCCGCCGGCCCGGGCGAGGATGTCGTTGACGATGCCGCGGGCGAACACCGAGCTGAAGGCGTTGTTGCCCATGGCCATGTCGGAGAACAGGACCATGACCTTCGGCTTCTCCTGCCCCCTCTTCGCTGCCGCCTTCTCCACCTTCCGGGAGACCGCCGCGATGTGCTTCCTGGAGGCGGCGATGAGCTTCTCGGCCCGGTTCTCGACGTGGAAGATCTTTCCCATGTCGCGCAGCAGCCGGTAGCTGTCGGCGACGGTCATCCTGGAGGGGTCGTCGTCGCAGCCCTGCGGGGAGACGTAGGTGTGGGCCCCCACCTGTTCGAGCTGCTCGCGGGTGGCGAAGCCGTTCTTCTGGTCGAAGCCGTACGTGGTGACGGACAGGACGAGGTCGGGGCGCAGTCCGAACATGGCCTCGCGGGGGATGTCGGAGGCCTCGTTGAGCTTGATGTCACCGGTGGGCAGTGCCTTGACGGCGGCGGCCCGGCCGGCGACCTCGGACATGCCCCAGCTCTGCTGGTTGGCGATGATCCGGTCCTTCAGGCCGAGGGCGAGGAGGGTGGAGACCTCCGCGACGGAGGCGCCGTTCATGACGACGACCCGGCTGGGCGCCTTCTCGAAGGTCTCCTTGCGTCCGCAGTTGTCCAGCGTGACCGGATAGCCGGACCCGGCACCCGCGGCCCCGTCCGCTCTCGTACTCTCCTCATCTCCGCCGGAGGAGGAGCCGCACGCCGCCGTGAGCAGACACAGGGCGGCGGTCAGGGCGGCCGCGACCGGCCGGTTCAGCGACATACGGGCTCCTTGCGCAGGGGCGTCGGCGGAGTGAGAGGTTCCGCCCCAGTAGTCGGACCGGGACGGCCGTGAGTTCCCGGCCGGGTGAACTTCCCACTCCCGCGCGCCGAGCGCCCTCACCGTCAGCCGCACGTGGCCGGCGCCGGTACGGGTCGGGCGACGGCCGGTGCGTCAGCCCCGGGAGGTGCGGGTGGCGGTGTAGCGGACGGTGAGGGGAAGGGCGGGCCTGGCCGCGTCACGTGAGCCGCCCGAGGTGAACCAGTACCGCCAAGCGCCGCATCGCGGCAGAGGTGGCGTCGCTCCTCACCGACGGGGAGACCGTCCTGCTGGACAGCGGCACGACCTGACTGGAGGTCGCACGGCTGCTGCGCGGGCGGCAGGTGACCGTGATGCCCCTGTCCCTGCGGGCGATCGGGATTCTCGGCGACTCCCCCGAGCCGACCTCGCTCCTGGTCCCGGGCGGGCGGCCCCGCGTCGGTGAGGGGGCCCTCACCGGCCCCCTCACCCTCGCCTCCCTGTCGGCGCTGCGCTTCGACACGGCCGTCCTGGGCTGCTGCGGTCTGTCCGCGGCCGACGGGATGACCGCCTACGACCTCGACGAGGCCGCCGTGAAGAAGGCGGTCATCGCCTCGGCACGCCGGGTCGTCGCCGCCGCCGACGGCGGCAAACTCGGCCGCACCGCCCACGCCCACGTCGGGCCGGCCTCCCTCGTGCACCTCCTCGTCACCGACGCGAGCGCCCCCGCCGACGAGGTCGCCGCGCTGAAGGGGGACGGCGCCACCGTCAGGACCGTCTGAGGCGCCGCGTCCGACGGCCACCGCGCATCGCGTCACGGGGGGGCATGGCCCCGGGCCCGGCGGGGCTGCGGGGGCGGCACAGTCGTACGGCGGGCCCTCAGGCCTTCAGGGCCACCAGCACCCGGCTGTCGCCCGCCTGCCACACCGGGGTGACATGGCGGAAGCCCCCCCGGTGGAGCAGCCGGGTGTGCCTGGCCACGGAGAGGTGCTGGTTGCCGTCGCCCGAGGACGCGCGGCCCTTCTCGCGCTGCCGGTACAGATCGGTCAGCTCGGGATCGGCGGCGACCGCGCGCCACCACGACTCCCAGTCCTCGTCCTCGTGCCCGTGCGCCCCGGTCCGCTCGGCCCGGCGGCGCCCCACGTGGGCGGTGAGGTCCGCGCAGGGCGACTCCTCCGGGGGGAAGTGGTCGCCGTTGACCAGCGCTCCGCCGGGGCGGAGCAGCGCGGCGAGGCCCCGGTACGCGCGCAGCAGGTCGGGGGCGGGGAGGTAGTGCAGTGCCGTCGTCGAGACGGCGACGTCCACGCCGCGGTCCAGCCCCAGCGCGTCCGTCCAGCCGTCCTCGCCGATCACCGCGTCGACGTACCGGGCCGCGTCGCAATGATGGGTGCGCCCCAGTTCCAGCAGTACGGGGTCCATGTCGACGGCGACGATCTCCGCGTCCGGCAGGCGGCGGGCGAGTCTGGCGGACAGGGAGCCGGGGCCGCAGCCCAGGTCGAGCAGGAGCGGCCGGTCACGGCCGGCGCAGAGATGCTCCGTGACGTCGGCGATCACGGCGAACCGCTCCTCGCGGTCGACCGCGTAGCGCTGCTGCTGCCGTTCCCAGCGCTCCACCCACATCCTGGCCGTTCCCATGCTCACACCCATCCGGCCGCCACCTCGTCCGTCTCGCGCCTGTCTTGCCTGTTGTGCCTGTCACGCCTGTCGGGTCACCACACAATCTACAGGTGGAAACGGTTATCAATAGCATTCTGCTCCGCCGGCCGACGCTCGTTCGGCCGGCGTCGCGCTTCCGCCCTCCTCACTCCAGGGAGTCCAGCACCGCCAGCAGCCGGTCGATCTCCTCGTCCGTGTTGTGGACGTGCAGGCTGACCCGTACGGACCCGGCGTTCCCGTCGGCGCCGGCCTGGCAGAGGGTGTCGGCGCGGACCATGAAGCCGTGGCTGTAGAGGATGAAGCCCAGGTCGTCGGCGGGGATGTCACGGTGCCGGAAGGTGACGATGCCGTGCCGCCGCTGCGCCACGGGGAGCGTGCTGTCCGCGGTGAGACTCGCGGGGCAGCCCTGGACGTCGTACGCCTCCAGGCGTCCCAGCCGGTCGGTCAGGCGGGTGGCCAGCCGGGTGACATGGCGGTCGATGCGCGCGGGATCCGCCTCCTGGAGCCAGTCGAGCGCCGCGAGCAGCGAGA carries:
- a CDS encoding ABC transporter substrate-binding protein is translated as MSLNRPVAAALTAALCLLTAACGSSSGGDEESTRADGAAGAGSGYPVTLDNCGRKETFEKAPSRVVVMNGASVAEVSTLLALGLKDRIIANQQSWGMSEVAGRAAAVKALPTGDIKLNEASDIPREAMFGLRPDLVLSVTTYGFDQKNGFATREQLEQVGAHTYVSPQGCDDDPSRMTVADSYRLLRDMGKIFHVENRAEKLIAASRKHIAAVSRKVEKAAAKRGQEKPKVMVLFSDMAMGNNAFSSVFARGIVNDILARAGGTNAFEGAATTLFADLSKEKVAATDVDAVVVLGFNDSDPAAYARKLFKEFPQWPAARNNTYVTLSDSMYLGPSNDLAVERVAKLLHPDAF
- a CDS encoding class I SAM-dependent methyltransferase translates to MGVSMGTARMWVERWERQQQRYAVDREERFAVIADVTEHLCAGRDRPLLLDLGCGPGSLSARLARRLPDAEIVAVDMDPVLLELGRTHHCDAARYVDAVIGEDGWTDALGLDRGVDVAVSTTALHYLPAPDLLRAYRGLAALLRPGGALVNGDHFPPEESPCADLTAHVGRRRAERTGAHGHEDEDWESWWRAVAADPELTDLYRQREKGRASSGDGNQHLSVARHTRLLHRGGFRHVTPVWQAGDSRVLVALKA